Below is a window of Lacibacter sp. H407 DNA.
GTTTTTGGTAACTGTAAGAGCGCAGATGCTGTCGCTAATGGTGAGTGTGATCGGGTAGGAGCTGTTCGATTGCGGATAATTCTGCAGCGGCGGATTTTTTAATGTACTGCTGTTGCCATTGCCAAGATCCCAAAGCCAGGATTTTGCATTTGTACTTTTATCAACAATTAATAATTGCTCTCCTGCACAAATTGTATCGGCGAATTCAAAGTCAATATTCATTTTCTCCTGAAGAAAAAGTTCCTGTGTACTTGTATCAGCACAAAATCCGTTGTTGACTACCAGACGAACAGGTATGTAACCGCTGTTAGCAAACAATATTACCGGTGATTGTTCTTTGCTGATTTGATTATTTCCAAAATCCCAATACCAGTTGTTAATGCCGTTGCCACCCGGATGTGAAAAAGAAACGCTGTCTTCAGTGCAACCTGCTGCAATGGCATACGTGTACGATGCATTCACAGTGTCTTTTAATTCGAAGCTGAATGAAGTGGTGGCAGGTGTTACATCGTTACAGGCGTTGATCAATGTATTACCATCACTACCATTGTTGATTGAAATTGTATAAAGGCCGCCGGTTACGAGTGGTTGTTGCAGTTCTAGTTCAATAGCGTTTGTATAATTTGTTGTGCAGATTGTTGTTGCTTTTATAACAGTAACAGATGATGGGCCGGTGATCGTAAAGTCGCTGCCATTAACTGATACAGAGCTACAGGAAACTTCTTTGCTTAAACGGATGTTTATTTTTTTTGGTCGGCAACTTTCAGGTTCTGCAGATGTGATCGTAGAAAAAGGATACACATCGAATGTGCGTGTTTCGTTTGGAATCGTATTGCCACAAATATCCGTGAGTGTAGTTCCATTGGTTCCGGTTTGTAAACTGATACTGTAGCTGCCCGACGTTAACGTGTTTGTAAAACGAAGAATGACCGAATCCGTTTCAGCATTACCCGTACAACTGACTGTATTGATTGAAAAAGCTGCAGCAGGTGTAATACGAAAATTACTTCCATCAGCAGCAATGCTGTTACAGCGTATGTTGTTACTGAAGCGAAGAACCA
It encodes the following:
- a CDS encoding T9SS type B sorting domain-containing protein, yielding MFQRLLICLLLLTVTELRAQVCTLPGQTPATAFLICGNGSYEHATLAPCRNNGFFVAGCTNSNTSYGDNNPVYYKFTCNTSGTFSFSIIPKNNVDNYDWFLFDITGRDPQDIFSDRSLSIIGNWSGSTGPTGASASGVSFTQCRSLPQDGLKPTFAVSPQLQAGRTYLLMVGNMDNTPAGFTLAVGGGSADISSPAAELTSISNSSCINNELVLRFSNNIRCNSIAADGSNFRITPAAAFSINTVSCTGNAETDSVILRFTNTLTSGSYSISLQTGTNGTTLTDICGNTIPNETRTFDVYPFSTITSAEPESCRPKKINIRLSKEVSCSSVSVNGSDFTITGPSSVTVIKATTICTTNYTNAIELELQQPLVTGGLYTISINNGSDGNTLINACNDVTPATTSFSFELKDTVNASYTYAIAAGCTEDSVSFSHPGGNGINNWYWDFGNNQISKEQSPVILFANSGYIPVRLVVNNGFCADTSTQELFLQEKMNIDFEFADTICAGEQLLIVDKSTNAKSWLWDLGNGNSSTLKNPPLQNYPQSNSSYPITLTISDSICALTVTKNLTVQSSCSIIMPNAFTPNSDGINDSFGPLQTGLANGMELLIYNRYGQLIFQSQPNNLKWFGTMNGKKQPPGLYSWRLKYTDQLSGKTFLQTGTVLLLR